A DNA window from Hemiscyllium ocellatum isolate sHemOce1 chromosome 48, sHemOce1.pat.X.cur, whole genome shotgun sequence contains the following coding sequences:
- the LOC132836910 gene encoding matrix metalloproteinase-21-like, with protein sequence MGSVDWEDSQQPDPAHEDPVPPDMSSPIQEDIEVSKQTEGPADQKVESPAFRHALKAFQGITGLAVTGTFDPATREAMNSPRCGVPDQGWHPGVPSPLATMEVKGRRAALDQGLVRTKKFSHHLLLHHLRARGRRREVADGNVSGLVFRKRSLRWRLLTEGYSSQLPVLEQRAAIHLAFRLWSEVTPIDFEEDLSSPVSLLDITLAFGTGRHLGCSQAFDGAGQEVAHSWQNRAIHFDDDEHFTAVNSDQGISLLRVAVHEVGHVLGLPHMYGMGSMMQPNYSTEGRDTELAWTDRRAIQQLYGVCEGPFDTVFDWVRRERGEDGRLVLGFNTYFFRGTWYWMYENRNNRTRYGDPLPIYSGWHGIPTARIDAFVHVCTWSKDAAYFFKGTRYWRYDNFNDRAYTEDSRGVRYPKLISSGFPGISGPINTAFFDRRDQCIYFFKESQVTAFNVNTNMRVPGYPRRITDVFPALFPGDHPVSNLDAVYYSATHRTTFLFKGLYFWRVVNRHDRLSNPHLPYNGLQAKRKVSEQWLDICNVHPSAMA encoded by the exons ATGGGGTCAGTCGATTGGGAGGACTCCCAGCAGCCAGACCCAGCTCATGAAGATCCCGTTCCCCCAGACATGAGCAGCCCCATCCAGGAGGACATCGaggtctcaaaacagacagaggGTCCTGCCGACCAGAAGGTGGAGAGTCCGGCCTTTCGGCACGCTCTGAAGGCATTCCAGGGAATAACCGGACTGGCGGTCACTGGGACCTTCGACCCAGCCACAAGAGAGGCCATGAACAGCCCCCGGTGTGGGGTGCCTGACCAGGGGTGGCATCCCGGTGTACCGTCGCCCCTGGCCACCATGGAGGTCAAGGGCAGGCGGGCTGCATTAGATCAAGGTCTGGTCCGCACCAAGAAGTTCTCCCAtcacctcctcctccaccacctgaGGGCCCGAGGGAGGAGAAGGGAGGTCGCAGACGGTAATGTCTCTGGCCTGGTGTTCCGCAAACGAAGCCTGAGGTGGCGCCTGCTGACGGAGGGTTACAGCTCTCAGTTACCAGTGCTGGAGCAGAGAGCAGCCATTCACCTGGCCTTCAGGCTGTGGAGTGAGGTCACACCCATTGACTTTGAGGAGGATCTGAGCTCCCCTGTCTCGCTGCTGGACATCACACTGGCGTTTGGAACCG GACGGCACTTGGGCTGCTCTCAGGCGTTTGATGGAGCTGGACAAGAGGTGGCACACTCCTGGCAGAACAGAGCCATTCACTTTGATGACGATGAACATTTCACAGCAGTCAACAGTGACCAGGGCATCAGCCTGCTCAGG GTGGCTGTACATGAAGTGGGCCATGTCCTGGGCTTGCCTCACATGTACGGCATGGGCTCAATGATGCAGCCCAACTACAGCACAGAGGGCAGGGACACCGAGCTAGCCTGGACGGACAGAAGGGCCATTCAGCAACTGTACG GGGTCTGCGAGGGTCCGTTCGACACTGTGTTTGACTGGGTTCGACGTGAGAGGGGTGAGGACGGGAGGCTGGTGCTGGGCTTCAACACCTACTTCTTCCGAGGCACCTGGTACTGGATGTACGAGAACCGGAACAACCGCACGCGGTACGGTGACCCACTGCCTATCTACAGTGGCTGGCACGGCATTCCCACCGCAAGGATTGATGCCTTCGTCCACGTCTGTACCTGGTCTAAAGACGCTGCTTACTTCTTCAAAG GCACCCGCTACTGGAGATATGACAATTTCAATGACCGTGCATACACAGAGGATTCTCGGGGTGTCAGATATCCCAAGCTCATCTCCAGTGGATTCCCAGGTATTTCTGGACCCATCAACACAGCCTTCTTTGACAGACGTGACCAATGCATCTACTTCTTCAAGGAGAGCCAG GTGACAGCCTTCAATGTCAACACCAACATGAGGGTCCCTGGGTATCCGAGGAGGATTACCGACGTCTTCCCAGCCCTGTTCCCCGGAGATCACCCAGTCAGCAACCTAGATGCAGTCTACTATTCCGCCACCCACAGAACTACCTTCCTGTTCAAGGGCCTTTACTTCTGGAGGGTGGTCAACAGACATGACCGGCTCAGCAACCCCCACCTGCCTTACAACGGGCTGCAAGCCAAGCGCAAGGTCAGTGAGCAGTGGCTGGACATCTGTAATGTGCACCCCTCTGCCATGGCCTAA